CAAAGTGATCCAGTCTGAGCCTGACGACGCGATGTACCAGACGATCACCGACGGCATCCTTCAGTGGATACGCGGCGACGTGGAGGGCATCAAAAAATCTATGGACGACTACGAGAAGCAGCTTCAGGAGTTCGCGAAGGCCGAAGCCGCGAAGAAACCGAAGATCGAAGTGGCGGGCGCCAACGTGCTGAACCAGCTCGACGCGGCGGCCGCAACAAAGGGCGGCAAACTGATAATCTAAAACCAGAAAACGCCTCTATCATCAAAGACAAGCGCGAAGGGCAGAACGCAAGTTCTGCCCTTCGCGCTTTATTGTTTTTATCAGCTTTTACGGCAGAGGGCCGTCCCAGAACCTCGGGATGCCGACGGAATAGCCTATCGTAAACCCGCCGTCCTGATCGTAAATGAGCAGCAGCTTGCCGTTGAAGTTGTTCATCGGCACGGAGAGCGCGGCTCCAACCTCCCAGCGGCTGCCGCTGTTCGACCAGTCGCGCATCACCTGTCCGTAGTTTCCGAAAAGTTCGAGGTTTATGCCGCCCCACCATGAGCGCATGTAGACCTTCTCAAAGCCGAGATGCACCCAGTAGGCCTGATCTCCGACCATCGGATGGTAGCCCAGGCTGTAAAGTTCCTGACGCGTGCCGAGCGTCGCGGCGTAGGCCAGGTCGTTTGCGTCTCCGGTCTTAAGGCCGCCCGCAAGTATCACCTTGCTCTTTTTAAAGAGCGGCATGTAGGTGCGGAACTGCGTCTCCGAGATGAGGTTGTAGTTTACGCGGTACCATAGGTCGGTGTTGAAGACGAGGCCCGAGGTGGGCATTATCGGGTCGTCCAGCGTGTTGAAGCTGAAGCTCATGTACGGGCCGTGGTCGTTTTTATCGTCTGTGCCAAGCGAGGTGACGCGCTCTGCGGCGTAGCCCAGGCCAAGACGCGAGCGCGAACCGACGGACTTGTACCACGCGGCTTTGGCCGAATATCTTTCCAGCTCCGCATACCCGAAGTTTTGCGGTTTATAGTCCTCCTGACGCGCGGAAAGCACCAGCCCCAGCTGGGCGTCGTTTTCATTCTGCTGCGTGAAGTAGCGCAGCATCGCGCCCCAGTTCGTGCCAAGCCGGTATTCAAGCGAGGCGGAGTCGCCCGGCATGAAGGTGTCGTGCGCTATCGCGGAAAGCGAGACCCAGCGGTTCGGATAAAGGTTGCTGGCAAAGCCGTCTATGCCGAAGGCGTATTTCGCGGGGCGTTCTATCTGGAAGACGACGGCTACTTTGTTCCGCGAGAGGTTCACCGTGTGCCCGTCGACGGACTTCACGTCTTCGCGCGAAGATATTTTTGCAACTGTCTGCGCGACGAGCTTCATGTCTAGCGGCTTGCCTATCCATGACTCGTATTTTTTGTGCAGCGCCTCGGCGACGCCTTCGGGAACTCCTTCAAAGCGCACCTCGGCCACGGTGAGCGTGCGCCTTGAAGGCCGCGGCGCTCTGCTGTGGTCCCACGTATGGCATTTGTCGGCTACGAGCATACGAAGCTCTGGGATCTTCGCCTCGGCGGCAGCGACGCCGCGGTCTATTATTTTGTCGTAGCCCTGCGACGAGAAGGTGCCTATGCCGCGCAGGTCTGGCGCGATGACGACGTCCGCCTGCTCGAGGTTGCGGCGTATCTGGCCCACCATCAGGATGTCGAGCGTCTGCGCCGCCACGTCGAACATCGTGCGAAATTCCTCATTGCCCTTTGAGATGTCTTCGTCGGAAAGATTCACCGCGACTATCGGATGTCCCGGGAAAAGTTTTTTCGCCTCAATGACCGGCAGGTTCGCCTTGAGGCCGCCGTCCACCAAAAGCATTCCGTTCATCGGCCACGGGTCGAAGATGACCGGTATCGACATCGAGGCGCGCAGCGCGGAGGCCAGGTTGCCGTTGCGCAGTATGACGGTATCTCCGTTGCCGAGGTTGGTCGCTACCGCGGCGAACGGTATCGGAAGCTGGTCGAAGTCAGTGACCGCGACGTCCGAGGTGAGGTCGCTCAAAAAGGCGTAGAGATCCTTTGCGTTGAGCGCGCCAAGACGCCCCTGTTCATTTTTATCTTTGTCCACTGTGACGGAAAAGAGCGAATCATCTACCGCCTTCGGCCTGTTGTAGCCGGGGCTGTTCAGGTAGGCGCCCGATCGGCCGGACATGACCTCCATCAGGTCCACGTCGGCCAGCATCGCGCGCATCTCCTCCGTGGTGTACCCCGAGCCGTAAAGGCCGCCCATTATAGCGCCCATGCTGGTGCCTATTATGGCGGCTACCGGAATGTCGTTCTTTGCAAGCACCTCAAAGACTCCGATGTGAGAGAGCCCCTTCATGCCGCCGCCGCAGAGCACGAGCACGACGCCCTCTTTGTGCGGGAAGCCCCAGCTCTGCATGTGTTCTCTCGTCTCGCGGGAATAAGGGGCGAACTCAGCCTCGTCCGCCGCGGCGCAGAGGGAACCCGTTGCTGCGAGCATTGCCGCGGCTGAAAGAAATATACTTAAATATTTTAATATCGGACCTCTAAAGAACATTTTTATCCACCTCTATGTAATGATAAAGCGTAATAAAGAGAAAGCGCAAACAAAGGGCCGACCGCGGCCCGTGTATTCAGCTTAATAATATCATAAGACGGCGCTTCGGTGCATGTCAAACGAAACAATACGCGTCCCCAAAAAGGCGGCGCGGCCCGTGCCGCCTTTTCTCTTAATACTTTTCGCGCCGGCGGCGCGCGGCAAAGCGCTACTCTGAAAGTTTTTTAAAAAACAAAACTTTATACTGTATTTCACAGCCAAGTATAGTATAATTTACGGTGTATATATGCAGAGTTATACAGGCTATATGGCCTGTGTTTTAAATAGCAACCGAAGAATCGCTGATATCTTTATGCCGGCCTAAAATGTCGGCGCGTTTTTTAAAAGCTTTGCCAAGAGCGGCGGCTATGGCAATATTTCACCAACGAAGATCAATATGGAGGCGGCGCTATGCAGAGCAATCACAAAGATACGCACAGAAACAATACGGTCAGACGCGAAAATACGGTGCGCATCGACGAGGCGTCTTCATGCCGTCTATAGCTTCTCTCAAAAAAAACATCCTGGTGGTGGACGACAACGCCATCAACCGCAGGATACTCCACAAAATACTGAGCGGCGACTACAACGTGCTTGAGGCTGAAAACGGCGAGGTCGCTCTTTCCATACTGCGTAAAAATTATGAGAGCATCTCCGTGGTGCTGCTTGATATAGTCATGCCCGTGCTC
The window above is part of the Cloacibacillus sp. genome. Proteins encoded here:
- a CDS encoding patatin-like phospholipase family protein, producing the protein MFFRGPILKYLSIFLSAAAMLAATGSLCAAADEAEFAPYSRETREHMQSWGFPHKEGVVLVLCGGGMKGLSHIGVFEVLAKNDIPVAAIIGTSMGAIMGGLYGSGYTTEEMRAMLADVDLMEVMSGRSGAYLNSPGYNRPKAVDDSLFSVTVDKDKNEQGRLGALNAKDLYAFLSDLTSDVAVTDFDQLPIPFAAVATNLGNGDTVILRNGNLASALRASMSIPVIFDPWPMNGMLLVDGGLKANLPVIEAKKLFPGHPIVAVNLSDEDISKGNEEFRTMFDVAAQTLDILMVGQIRRNLEQADVVIAPDLRGIGTFSSQGYDKIIDRGVAAAEAKIPELRMLVADKCHTWDHSRAPRPSRRTLTVAEVRFEGVPEGVAEALHKKYESWIGKPLDMKLVAQTVAKISSREDVKSVDGHTVNLSRNKVAVVFQIERPAKYAFGIDGFASNLYPNRWVSLSAIAHDTFMPGDSASLEYRLGTNWGAMLRYFTQQNENDAQLGLVLSARQEDYKPQNFGYAELERYSAKAAWYKSVGSRSRLGLGYAAERVTSLGTDDKNDHGPYMSFSFNTLDDPIMPTSGLVFNTDLWYRVNYNLISETQFRTYMPLFKKSKVILAGGLKTGDANDLAYAATLGTRQELYSLGYHPMVGDQAYWVHLGFEKVYMRSWWGGINLELFGNYGQVMRDWSNSGSRWEVGAALSVPMNNFNGKLLLIYDQDGGFTIGYSVGIPRFWDGPLP